The segment CCACGCTCATTCTGTGGCACCACAAGGACCCGCGTCTCCAGAGCATGCAGCTCGTGCAGGAGCAGGCCGACAAGGGCTTCTCCTTCCTCGCGACCTACTTCCCGGCCACGCAGCAGGTGGTCCAGCTCACCGACGACAAGGTGCGCACCGCCACCTTCGCCGGCCGTGACAGCAAGCTTCTGGGCACGGATGTCTCGCCGTACGAACGCCAGACGAGCGTGGACGGCATTCAGCGCCGCGATGTGTACGTGATTGACGCGCGCACCGGCGAGAAGACGCTGGTCAAGAAAGAGGCGCACTCGGTCTCGCAGCTCTCGCCCGACGGGCGCACGGTGCTCTTCTGGGATGACGGCCACTGGCAGGCGTACGACGTCGCCACCAAGGTGACGACGAACATCACCAAGGCCGCACCGGTGAGCTTTGTCGACACCGAAGACGACCACAATGTCGACCGGCCGCCCACGCAGGTCATCGGCTTCAGCAAGGATGGCAAGTCGGTGTTGCTGCAGGACAACTATGACATCTGGCGGGTCGGGCTCGCCGGCGGGTCGTACCTCAACCTCACCAGCGACGGCAAGGCCAAGCGCATCCGCTACCAGCGGCGCGTGGGCTTCGACCCGCGCGAGCGCGCCATCGATCTCACCAAGCCGATGTACGTGATGGCCATGCAGGCCCGCACCAAGAAGGAAGCGATGGTGCGTGTCGATGGCGTCAAGGGTGGCGTGGTGGCCGTCAGCGGCTGGCGCGACACGCGCATCGCGCCCATGAAGGCAAAGGATGCCGAGGTGTGGGTGGCGTCCATCCAGACGTCGGCGCGCTTCCCCGATTACTGGCGCGTGGCGTTCGCAAACAACGCGCTGGCCGACTCGGTGCGCCTCTCCGATGCCAACCCCAACATGAACGGCGTGGCCTGGAGCCCCGGCTCCCGGCTGGTGGACTACGTCACCGAAAAGGGCGACTCGCTGCAGGGCGTGCTGTACCTGCCCGCGGGGTATCAGGAAGGGAAGACGTATCCGACGCTCACGTTCATCTACGAACTGCAGTCGGATGCACTCAACAGCTTCTACTCCCCGACCTTCTCGAGCTCACCGAATGCCCTGATCGGCGTGCACACCTCGCGTGGCTACGCCGTGTTCCTCCCCGACATCGTGTACAAGATCAACGATCCGGGGATGAGCGCCGTGTGGAGCGTGGTCCCGGCCGTGAAGGCCGCCATCAAGACCGGCATCGTGGATTCGGCCAACGTGGGGCTGCACGGCCACTCGTGGGGCGGTTACCAGACCAGCTTCCTCGTCACGCAGACCAACATCTTCAAGAGTGCCGTGGCCGGCGCCCCGCTCACCGACATGGTGAGCATGTACAGCTCGGTCTACTGGAACACCGGCGGCGCGAATCAGGGAATCTTCCAGAGCTCGCAGGGGCGCTTCAAGGGGAACTTCCTCGAGAACAAGGACGCCTACGAGCGCAATTCCCCCAACCGCTTTGCCGACAAGGTGAAGACACCGCTGATCATCCTGCACGACGACAAGGACGGCGCGGTGGACTTCAACCAGGGCATCACCTACTACAACACGCTGCGCCAGCTGAACAAGGATGTGATCCTGCTCGAGTACGTGGGCGAGAATCACGGCCTCGCGCAGCTCCGCAACCGCAAGGACTACAGCCAGCGCCTCATCGAATACTGGGACACATATCTCAAGGCGCAGCCGGCACCGGAGTGGCTCAAGAACGGCATTCCGCGCCTCAAGATGGATGAACACCTGCGCGAGCAGGCCAAGAAGCTGCAGCTCAAGAAGATCGCGATGTAGTCGCAGCGCCGGCATACAGAACGGCGGGGTCTGGCAAGCCAGACCCCGCCGTTTTTTGCATGCGCGTGCGGTTACTTCACCGAGAATGACTGGACCATCCCCTTTTCCGTGTGCGCCCGACCATCGCGCGTCGGGATCAGGCAGGCGAGCACATACTTACCCGGCTTGAGCCGTGCGGTGAGGAAAGCTTCCTGCTTGGGCGCAATCGTCGACGTCTGCCCGAGCGTCGTCATCCACGCGGGGATGATCCCGCCACGATGATAGGTATCGAGGAAGTCGCGCATGGTGTGATTGTCCGGCAGCTGTAACAACGTCATCGCGTGCACGTCCTCGCCGTTGTTCACGAGATTGAACGTGATCGTGCCGGCGCTCAGGACCTGCGGCAGCGCGAAGGCGTAGTCGATGCCGCTCACGGTCACGAGATCAATCTTCTGCACCGGCGCCGGCGCGGGCGGGGCCTTGGCGGGTGCGGCGGGCTTGGCCTGAGCGACCAGCAGCGTGGGGATGGCACAGCTCGCCACGATGGCGAGGCCGAGCACGAGTCGACGCATGAGACCTCCGGTGGGATGGGCGCACTGCATGGCACGCGCCACCACGATGGGGCCGGAACGTCGGGCGGTCAATTCAGATGTTCGAGGGGCGGTTGTAGGGGTTGTGCTGACCGCCGCTGGCGTCCGGAGGGAGCGGATCGCCCGCCGACCAGCCCGTCGCCTGCAACGTGGCCAGCAGTTCACGCACCTCACGCTTGCTGATATGCGTGGGTAAGACCAGCAGATCCCCCGACCGCGCCCACGTCAGCGCGTCGCGCACCGCCTGCCACTCGCTGGGCGCCTGGCGAATGTCGAGCACCGCGCCCCCTCGCTCGCGCAACGCGGTCGTCAGCACCCGAGAGACCTCGCCGAACGCGCGGCCGCGCAAGGCGTGCACCATCTCCTTCACGATGATGCAATCGAACGGCGGGCCGTCGAGCGCCGCCTGGGCAAGCTCCGTGAGCTGCGCATCATCACGGTCGCCCGCCTGTCCCAACACCAGCAGGCGTCGCGTCGCGGGCCACGTGCGCACCGTCTGGAGGAGCGCCCGCAGCCCCGCTGGATTGTGCGCGTAGTCGGTCACAATGCTGACGCCGCCGACCTGCTGGCGGTACAGTCGCCCCGCGTTGTCGAGGGGATCGGTGCCAAAGGTGTGCGCGACGCGATGCAGGGCGTCGAGCGGCGCCTGCAGCACCGCCGCCGTGAGTGTGCTCGCCAGCAGATTGGCGATGTTGTGCCCGGCCCCGCCGTCGAGCGTGAGCGGCATGTCGCGCAGATGCCCGACATCACTCCAGATGCCGTCGTGGGCCACCAGCAGGTGCCCGTCGATGGCCACGGCGCCGTCACCGAACGCGTCGACGCCCGCCTGTACCAGGTCGGAGGTGGCATCCATGCTGAACCACACCACCGGCACCTGCGCAGGCAATCGCCCTGATGTCGCGAGCGCGCGTAGCGTCTCATCGTCGGCGTTCAGAATGAGTCGCCCGGTCGCCGAGAGCGCGTACGCCACCGTGGACTTGACGTCGGCGAGATCCCGCAGCGACTGGACGCCGTAGTCGCCCAGGTGATCCAGTGAGATGTTGGTGATCACCGCCGCGTCGGCGCGATCGGCGACCAACCCACGTCGCAGCAGACCGCCACGGGCGGTCTCGAGCACGGCCGCACTCACGCGCGCATCCGCCAGCACCTGTCGCGCGCCGGCGGGTCCTGTCAGATCGCCGGCCTCAAGCGTGGTTCGACCGTCGACACTCTCCACGAAGGCGCCATCGCTGCTGCTCCACCCCACCGCATGCCCGGCGGCACGCAGCATCGCGGCGACCAGGCGCGTCGTCGTGGTCTTGCCGTTACTCCCGGTGACGAGCGCCGTCGGGACATCCGCAATCGCACGCCACACCACGGCCTCGACGCGCGGGGCATCCACCAGTGGCCACGATCGCGCGCCGCGACCACTCCCGATCGTCACCACGTCGTCATCCATGCGCGCGGAGAAGCCACGCGCACGGGCGGCCAGCACCAACTGTGAGGCCGCCGCGAGGTGCTGCTGCTCCTCGCGATACGCCTGTTGCAGACCCGCGATCACCGCCGCCTCATCCTCCGCGGCGGTGCCTTCCGCGAGCACCCACGCCTGCTCGGCAACCGTGGTCGCCGTCATCAGGCCGTCGAGCGGCGCGGAACAGAAGGCGTGCGCCTCCTTCGCGCCAACCTCACGCACGAGCACGATGCCGGTGGGCCACCCCAGGGCGCCGATGAAGCGGCGGAGGGTTTCGGGCCATCGGGCGAGCGCATCGCGCGCGGCCGCATCGGCCACGCGCAGCTCCAACAACGCACCGGCCTCGGCCGCATACCAGTTGGGGCCCAGCAGGCGTCGCGACGCCAGGATGGCCGGCGACGGATAGCTCTCGGTCATGCGCGCGTGTCGATCGCTCGACGCCCCGTCATGCACCACGCTCCAGCGTCAGGCTCCCGCGTCAGTCGCTCTGCTCCGGCGCAAGGATCACGCCCCGCCGATCCGTCAGCACCACAAAGTCATCACCGCGATCCTGCCAACGGGGCGCCGGGCGCGACGGCACGGGATGCGGACGCGCCGGTTCGTGATCTTCGGCGGGTGCCTCCTCCTGCACGGTCGCGCGTGGCACGGCCCGCGCCGCACGCACCACCGGTGGCGGTGATGCCGACATGTCGGGACGGAAGTTCACGATCTGCTTCCAGCCACGCGCCAGGGCGTCGGCAAAGATGAGGAGCAGATCACCGGGCTGGGCCATGCGCAATGCCGCGGTGATCGCCTCCTGCTCATCGACGATCATCGTGATCTGCTCCGCGCCGATGCCGTTGGCGCGCAGCCCCTCCACGAGCATGCGCGGGACTTCGTCCTCCCCACGCCCGCGCGTGGGATCGTCCCGGCGGCAGATGTAGTGATCGAAGCCCGCCTCGGCTGCCACGCGGGCGATGGCGAGAATATCCTCATCGCGACGGTCGCCGGGCGCCGACAGGACGCACAGGCGCCGACCAGCCGGGCGCATGCGGTTCACGAGTTCGCAGAGCGCACCGACGGCATGCGCATTGTGTCCGTAATCGAAGAGCACCTTGAACGGATGCTCGTCGTACACGTTCAGGCGGCCCGGCGCCTGGAAGAACGAGGTGTCGAAGGTGCGCAGGCCGTGGCGGATATCCTCGAGGCGCACGCCCATGGCGTAGGCCATCGCCGCCGCGAACATCGCGTTCTGTACATTGAAGGTCGCGCGCCCTTCAAGCGTGGCCGGAATGAGGTGGGTCCAGAGCAGCGGAATGTGCTTTTCACGATCGTAGATCGTGATCATCTGCCCGTTGATGCCGGCCTCGAGGGCTATCGCGCGGCCGCCGGCCCGAATGTGTGCGCGCACCAGCTCGTGCGCCGGGTCCATCGTCACATAGCAGAGATGCTGGGCCTTGGTGGACGCCGCCATGCGCAACGTGAGCGGATCGTCGGCGTTGAGGACGGCCGTATCGGTCGCGATCTCCACCACGGTGCGCTTCACTTCGGCGAGCTGCTCGAGCGACTCGATGCCCCTCTGCCCGAGGTGGTCCGGCTGGACGTTCAGCACGCACGCGACATCCACATGGCGCATTGCCATGCCGGCGCGCAGCAACCCACCACGCGCCGTCTCCAGCACCGCCACTTCGACCTGCGGATCCGACAGCACGATGCGCGCGCTGGTCGGGCCGGTCATGTCGCCCTCGACGGTGCGCTGGCCGTCGATGTAGATGCCGTCGGTGGTGGTGAGCCCCACGCGATGCCCGGCGAGCTTGTGGATGTGCGCGAGCAGGCGCGACGTGGTGGTCTTGCCGTTGGTGCCGGTGATCGCCGCAATCGGGATCGTGCTGGGCGCGCGATCGGGGAAGAGCATGTCGATCACCGCGGCGGCAACATCCCGCGGCTTCCCCTCCGAGGGCGCCATGTGCATGCGGAACCCGGGTGCGGCATTCACTTCGCAGATGGCGCCACCGATGTCCTTGTAGCTCTGCGTGATGTCGGGGGAGAGAAAATCCACGCCGCCCACGTCGAGCCCGATCGCCTGAATCGCCCGCACCGCCATCTCGGCATTGTCGGGGTGAATGACATCGGTCACGTCCACCGCGGTGCCGCCGGTCGAGAGATTGGCGGTGAGCCGGAGGTGCACATCCTCACCGGCCCCCGGCACACTCGCGGGCGTCAGGCCGCGCTT is part of the Gemmatimonadaceae bacterium genome and harbors:
- the cphA gene encoding cyanophycin synthetase, giving the protein MRVLESNVFVGPSHYAHFPVIRLVVDLGELEAWPTARLGASFIDGLLAALPGLAEHGCSYGEPGGFIRRMREGEGTWLGHVLEHVAIELQNAAGGHVTFGKTRETTQSGVYDVVFEYEQEDVGLEAADAALELLRFLLPEALRGGADMASFDLQEHLSAFIRFAQRRALGPSTASLVRAAEAQGIPWLRLNEQSLIQLGYGCRQQRIQATITGRTPHIAVELASDKEETNRILARLGLPVPKQRLVQTAERAVAAAERIGYPVVTKPYNGNHGRGVSVGLTTSDEVQAGFARAQEISRSVIVESFITGHDHRLLVVNGELVAASKREPGKVTGDGVHTIEELVAITNLDPRRGIGHEKVLTQLELDEQALTLLAKRGLTPASVPGAGEDVHLRLTANLSTGGTAVDVTDVIHPDNAEMAVRAIQAIGLDVGGVDFLSPDITQSYKDIGGAICEVNAAPGFRMHMAPSEGKPRDVAAAVIDMLFPDRAPSTIPIAAITGTNGKTTTSRLLAHIHKLAGHRVGLTTTDGIYIDGQRTVEGDMTGPTSARIVLSDPQVEVAVLETARGGLLRAGMAMRHVDVACVLNVQPDHLGQRGIESLEQLAEVKRTVVEIATDTAVLNADDPLTLRMAASTKAQHLCYVTMDPAHELVRAHIRAGGRAIALEAGINGQMITIYDREKHIPLLWTHLIPATLEGRATFNVQNAMFAAAMAYAMGVRLEDIRHGLRTFDTSFFQAPGRLNVYDEHPFKVLFDYGHNAHAVGALCELVNRMRPAGRRLCVLSAPGDRRDEDILAIARVAAEAGFDHYICRRDDPTRGRGEDEVPRMLVEGLRANGIGAEQITMIVDEQEAITAALRMAQPGDLLLIFADALARGWKQIVNFRPDMSASPPPVVRAARAVPRATVQEEAPAEDHEPARPHPVPSRPAPRWQDRGDDFVVLTDRRGVILAPEQSD
- a CDS encoding prolyl oligopeptidase family serine peptidase: MTLRLHLTLTASALCVLSASSAPLAAQGAAPRPITAADISAWKNIRSQQLSNDGSWFAYIQAPNEGDAEVIVRQTTAAGTVRRYPIGEAPAAGGGPGGGGGGGLILSGDGKWVAMLVYPKSAEQKRMRQQRRPVQSKALVVNLATGEQREFERVRRIAFGGESPKFLGLQLYGADAPGGGGGGGGAGGPQPGAPGMGGNPLGGGGGRVDGTDMLLYELGTSNVFNVGNVADFAFDEKGRWLAYAIDAREMAGNGVQLRDLANGTVKVIDASKALYRRLAWSDSLDAFAFLKGTADSAGTDTTWAAIGVSKVATPAMQQVQVGLGGKATLPTGMEVSPDRAPRWMESLDGLVIGLRVATPPVPKSELLEDDEKPTLILWHHKDPRLQSMQLVQEQADKGFSFLATYFPATQQVVQLTDDKVRTATFAGRDSKLLGTDVSPYERQTSVDGIQRRDVYVIDARTGEKTLVKKEAHSVSQLSPDGRTVLFWDDGHWQAYDVATKVTTNITKAAPVSFVDTEDDHNVDRPPTQVIGFSKDGKSVLLQDNYDIWRVGLAGGSYLNLTSDGKAKRIRYQRRVGFDPRERAIDLTKPMYVMAMQARTKKEAMVRVDGVKGGVVAVSGWRDTRIAPMKAKDAEVWVASIQTSARFPDYWRVAFANNALADSVRLSDANPNMNGVAWSPGSRLVDYVTEKGDSLQGVLYLPAGYQEGKTYPTLTFIYELQSDALNSFYSPTFSSSPNALIGVHTSRGYAVFLPDIVYKINDPGMSAVWSVVPAVKAAIKTGIVDSANVGLHGHSWGGYQTSFLVTQTNIFKSAVAGAPLTDMVSMYSSVYWNTGGANQGIFQSSQGRFKGNFLENKDAYERNSPNRFADKVKTPLIILHDDKDGAVDFNQGITYYNTLRQLNKDVILLEYVGENHGLAQLRNRKDYSQRLIEYWDTYLKAQPAPEWLKNGIPRLKMDEHLREQAKKLQLKKIAM